A single genomic interval of Sulfurovum sp. TSL6 harbors:
- the fabD gene encoding ACP S-malonyltransferase, which produces MSIKCAFLFPGQGSQAVGMGQDFFNNSDIAKKMVADASERTGIDFENLLFEENDKLEKTEFTQPAILLVSAIAHKLFENEMPIKPVYALGHSLGEFSALVSVGAIDAIDAVELVNLRGKLMAEACAGQDVGMMVSLGLADEVVEEICDAQREAGLKVWPVNYNAEGQIVIAGIKSDLETLAPILKEAKAKRAMLLNMSVASHCPLLESATAPLSEKLTEMLKDEFIAPVVSNVTANTYNTKEEALDLLPKQLVSPVLYKQSIANFDDSVDCYVEFGHGGVLKGLNRKATSKPHFVVSDMASLETAIEEISKLG; this is translated from the coding sequence ATGTCAATCAAATGTGCATTTTTATTTCCGGGGCAAGGTTCACAAGCTGTAGGGATGGGTCAAGATTTTTTTAACAATTCTGATATTGCAAAAAAGATGGTGGCTGATGCCAGTGAAAGAACAGGTATCGATTTTGAAAACCTGCTTTTTGAAGAGAATGATAAGCTTGAAAAAACAGAATTTACACAACCGGCTATTTTGCTTGTATCTGCTATCGCACACAAGCTTTTTGAAAATGAAATGCCGATCAAGCCTGTGTATGCATTGGGTCACTCTCTGGGTGAGTTCTCTGCACTGGTCTCTGTCGGTGCGATAGATGCGATAGATGCGGTAGAACTGGTGAATCTACGTGGTAAACTGATGGCTGAAGCCTGTGCCGGTCAAGATGTGGGGATGATGGTATCTCTTGGTCTTGCAGATGAAGTGGTTGAAGAGATCTGTGATGCACAAAGAGAAGCAGGGTTGAAAGTATGGCCTGTGAATTACAATGCTGAAGGGCAGATAGTGATCGCAGGGATCAAATCTGATCTTGAAACATTGGCACCGATTCTGAAAGAAGCTAAAGCAAAAAGAGCGATGCTTCTTAATATGTCCGTGGCAAGTCACTGTCCTCTTCTTGAATCAGCAACTGCTCCATTGTCTGAAAAACTTACAGAGATGTTGAAAGATGAGTTTATCGCTCCAGTGGTATCGAATGTCACTGCAAACACATACAATACCAAAGAAGAAGCGTTAGATCTTCTCCCTAAACAATTGGTCTCTCCTGTACTCTATAAGCAGTCTATTGCCAATTTTGATGATTCTGTAGATTGTTATGTTGAGTTTGGACATGGCGGTGTACTTAAAGGACTGAACCGTAAAGCAACAAGCAAGCCTCACTTTGTTGTTTCAGATATGGCATCTTTGGAAACAGCGATCGAAGAGATCAGTAAATTAGGATAA
- a CDS encoding ATP-binding protein, which translates to MQLDNNQRRVASKSIPISKKLLKLAGKTNAEFKLIGEGDKVLVGLSGGKDSLALVHILKHIQRHAPFNFEFEACTVKYGMPDEHYAFLEAHCKEYGIKHTVFDTNIYEISNDTIRENSSFCSYFSRMRRGALYSFAEEGGFTKVALGHHFDDTVESFFMNMFYNGTMRALAPIYKTSRGFHLIRPLIQARETQLRAFAEENNLQVIGDEACPAMLKEVKMPHARASTKAWLAGLEKENKDIFKMFRASFKHIHDDTFFDPERWNRDDIDDIKEEM; encoded by the coding sequence ATGCAATTGGACAATAATCAAAGACGTGTTGCCTCTAAAAGCATACCCATAAGCAAGAAACTGCTCAAGTTGGCGGGTAAAACCAATGCAGAGTTCAAACTGATAGGTGAGGGTGACAAGGTACTGGTAGGACTCAGCGGGGGTAAAGATTCTCTGGCGCTTGTGCATATATTGAAACACATACAGCGGCATGCTCCTTTTAACTTTGAATTTGAAGCCTGTACAGTTAAATATGGTATGCCTGATGAACATTATGCTTTTTTGGAAGCACATTGTAAAGAGTATGGTATCAAACATACAGTTTTTGACACCAATATTTATGAAATTTCAAATGACACGATAAGGGAAAATTCTTCATTCTGTTCCTATTTTTCACGTATGAGAAGAGGGGCACTCTATAGTTTTGCCGAGGAAGGCGGTTTTACCAAGGTTGCACTTGGGCATCACTTTGATGACACAGTCGAAAGCTTTTTTATGAATATGTTCTACAATGGGACGATGAGAGCCTTGGCACCTATTTACAAAACAAGCAGAGGCTTTCACCTGATACGTCCACTGATACAAGCCAGAGAGACACAGCTTCGTGCCTTTGCTGAAGAAAATAACCTACAGGTGATAGGTGATGAAGCCTGTCCTGCTATGTTAAAAGAGGTCAAGATGCCTCATGCCAGAGCTTCAACCAAAGCGTGGTTGGCAGGACTTGAAAAAGAGAATAAAGATATCTTTAAAATGTTCAGGGCTTCATTTAAACATATACATGATGATACTTTCTTTGATCCTGAGCGTTGGAACAGAGATGATATAGATGATATAAAGGAAGAGATGTGA
- a CDS encoding 5'-methylthioadenosine/adenosylhomocysteine nucleosidase, giving the protein MTSQKIAIMGAMPEEIEPIIDKLDNVQTSVYGDNKYYEGSYHGQEVVVAYSKIGKVFATLTATTLIEKFGCDMFLFSGVAGAISNELSIGDLIIADGLCQHDLDITAFGHPFGYVPEGEVCIPTDVGLRNIAKDIAKSKGLTLKEGVIATGDQFIADIERKEWIKTTFRADALEMEGASVAVVCNALNIPFFILRAISDSADMDASFNFDEFLESSAKVSADFILSMVDAIGQ; this is encoded by the coding sequence ATGACAAGTCAAAAAATTGCCATCATGGGTGCAATGCCCGAAGAGATAGAACCTATTATCGATAAACTTGATAATGTACAAACGAGTGTGTATGGAGATAATAAATACTATGAAGGTTCTTACCATGGGCAAGAAGTCGTTGTAGCCTATTCTAAAATAGGTAAAGTTTTTGCTACATTGACTGCGACAACACTCATAGAAAAATTTGGATGCGATATGTTTCTTTTTTCAGGTGTGGCAGGAGCTATTTCTAATGAGCTTAGTATTGGAGATCTTATTATCGCAGATGGCTTGTGTCAGCATGATTTGGATATTACGGCTTTTGGTCATCCTTTTGGTTATGTACCTGAAGGAGAAGTGTGTATCCCTACAGATGTAGGTTTAAGAAATATTGCTAAAGATATAGCAAAGTCTAAAGGTTTGACCCTTAAAGAGGGTGTGATAGCAACCGGAGATCAGTTTATCGCAGACATTGAACGTAAGGAGTGGATAAAGACTACCTTTAGAGCAGATGCTTTAGAGATGGAAGGGGCAAGTGTTGCAGTGGTATGCAATGCTTTAAACATACCTTTCTTCATTTTACGTGCAATCTCGGATAGTGCCGATATGGATGCAAGTTTTAATTTTGATGAATTCTTGGAAAGCTCAGCAAAGGTATCTGCTGATTTCATTCTGAGTATGGTGGATGCAATTGGACAATAA